The genomic window GCAAGAGCCAGCAGCAGCAGTGTGGCGGTGAGCGAACGTTTCATGATGATTCATCCTCTCGCTTGGATGGCCGGGTCATTTTCCGGCGGTTTATTCTGATGCTGCCTCGGCAGCGCTCTGTTCTTCACGCTTTTCGTCAAGCGCCGTGATCTTGTCTTCCAGGAGGCGGATGAGGTCGTCAGGGGTCTGATTTACCAAAACGTTTTTAAATTCGTCCTGATAGATACCCAGCAACGTCAGTCCTTCACCGATGACGTCATACGTCCACCAATGCCCTTCCCGTTCAATGAGCCGGAAGTTCACATCAAGCGGTTTATCCGTCAGTTGGAACCGGGCGTAGACCATGGCCTTGTCGCCCTTGACCCGCTCATCGAGGAAGACGATGGAATCTTCATCAAAAGCGGCCAACTCATTGAGGTACTCGGTGTTCAGCTTCCGCAAATACGTTTTTTCAAGGAGCTTTTTAAAAACGCTGGTCAGTTCGTCCCGTTGCTGATCCGTAAAGTTCAGCCAGGGCCGCCCCACGGCGCGTTTGGTCAGCTCCCTGAAATCGAAGAAATTTTCCACCTCATCGCGCAGCGCGGAAAGGTGATCCTCCGATATTCCATCAGTAGTGTCATATCGTGGATCCTGCAGGATAGCAAGCAGCTGATCCAGAGCTGTTTCCAAGGTCTGCGTGGGCGTCTTGGCCTGGGCCGCTCCTGCCGCGCAGGCCAGGACCAACAGCATGAGTGTGGTGATGATGCATCGTTTCACTGTCCGAATCCCCCTCTTGCACGCGCCGGGCATCGGCTCGGATGGACGCGCCCCGCGCAAAGCGGTTATTCCTCGCCTGCGCCGCTATCGGACATGGCGAATTTGCTAATCAAATCTTCAAGATCGATGGCAGGGTTGGTATCGTAAATCACGTCTCCGTCCTGCAGTGTATCCATACCAAGCCCCAGGGCGATATCAACAAATTTATCGCCGATGAGACCGCTGGTTTTGATGGAGGCCACGGCCTCGTCGTCGACCTGGTAATCCCGCTGGATGGCCAGGGAGACAACCGCAACCGGAACGCCGTTGGTTTCCTTACCCTCAAGATCCAGATCAATCGCTTCCACAAACCCTACTTCCACGCCGTACATGGAAACCGGAGCATTGACCTTCAGCCCGG from Paucidesulfovibrio gracilis DSM 16080 includes these protein-coding regions:
- a CDS encoding MlaC/ttg2D family ABC transporter substrate-binding protein — protein: MKRCIITTLMLLVLACAAGAAQAKTPTQTLETALDQLLAILQDPRYDTTDGISEDHLSALRDEVENFFDFRELTKRAVGRPWLNFTDQQRDELTSVFKKLLEKTYLRKLNTEYLNELAAFDEDSIVFLDERVKGDKAMVYARFQLTDKPLDVNFRLIEREGHWWTYDVIGEGLTLLGIYQDEFKNVLVNQTPDDLIRLLEDKITALDEKREEQSAAEAASE
- the mlaD gene encoding outer membrane lipid asymmetry maintenance protein MlaD encodes the protein MANVKKYSKETAVGIFVFIGLLCITYMSVKLGNVKLFTDEYYNVSAVFTKITGLKVNAPVSMYGVEVGFVEAIDLDLEGKETNGVPVAVVSLAIQRDYQVDDEAVASIKTSGLIGDKFVDIALGLGMDTLQDGDVIYDTNPAIDLEDLISKFAMSDSGAGEE